The Rhizobium rhododendri nucleotide sequence GCCGTTGATAAGAGGGAACTTAAAATGGGACGACTGGAAGCTGGGATTAAAAGTGGCCGACTGACCGCGGCGGAATACGGTCGAAACTTTTCCGACCTGCATCCGCGGCTCGGCGACCACGAGGCGCTCGTCGAATCCGATCGCTGTTATTTCTGTTACGATGCACCGTGCATGACGGCCTGTCCTACCTCGATCGACATCCCGCTGTTCATCCGCCAGATCTCGACCGGGAACCCCATCGGCTCTGCAAAAACGATCTTCGATCAGAATATCCTGGGCGGCATGTGCGCCCGCGTCTGTCCCACCGAGCAGCTCTGCGAGGACGTCTGCGTCCGCAACACGGCCGAGGAACGACCAGTGGCGATCGGCCGCCTGCAGCGCTACGCGACGGATGCGGCGATGGCGGCTCAAAAACAGTTCTATACGCGCGCCGAGCCGACCGGCAAAACCATCGCCGTGGTCGGTGCCGGCCCCGCCGGTCTCGCCTGCGCCCATCGGCTTGCCGTCAATGGCCACGCCGTCGTCATCTTCGATGCCCGTGAAAAGGCTGGCGGCCTCAACGAATACGGCATCGCCACCTATAAGGCCGTCGATGATTTTGCCCAGCAGGAAGTCGATTACGTCCTGTCGATCGGCGGCATAGAAGTCCGCAACGGCCAGATGCTCGGCCGCGATTTCACGCTCGGCGAACTCAGCGCCAAATACGACGCCGTCTTCCTCGGCCTCGGCCTTACCGGCGTGAATGCCTTGAGGGCTGAAGGCGAGGATCTCGAGGGCGTGGCGGACGCCATTTCCTATATCTCGGACCTCCGCCAGATCGCCGACAAAGCCGACATCGCCATCGGCCGCCGTGTCGTCGTCATCGGCGGCGGCATGACGGCAATCGATGTTGCCGTCCAGGCCAAGCTGCTCGGTGCCGAAGAGGTGACGATCTGCTACCGTCGGGGCAAGGAACACATGAACGCCTCCGAGTGGGAGCAGGACCTGGCCGCCTCTAAGGGCGTCATGATCCGCCATTGGCTGGCACCGAAGCGCATCATCGAAAAGGACGGCAAGGTAGCCGGCATCGAGGTCGAATATACCGAGCTTCGCGATGGCCGCCTCACCGGCACCGGCGATACCGGCGTCATCGCTGCCGACCAGATTTTCAAGGCCATCGGCCAGACGCTCGTGGCGTCCGGCATCGAAACTCTGCAGATGGAGGCAGGCCGCATTGCCACCGACGCAGACGGAAAAACCTCGGTCGACGGCATATGGGCCGGCGGCGACTGCATTGTCGGAGGAGACGACCTGACGGTGTCAGCCGTGGCACAGGGCCGCGACGCTGCCGAATCCATCAACCGCACGCTGGCTGCCGTCGCGCACCCCGCCGCTGCCGTCGCCTAAGGGGAGAGTGAACAATGGCTGATCTGCGCAATAATTTCGTCGGCATCAAATCCCCCAACCCCTTCTGGCTGGCCTCGGCACCGCCGACGGACAAAGCCTACAACGTCAACCGCGCCTTCGAAGCCGGCTGGGGCGGCGTCGTCTGGAAGACGCTCGGCGAGGACGGGCCACCTGTGGTCAACGTCAACGGACCGCGCTATGGCGCCATCTGGGGCGCCGACCGCCGCCTGCTCGGGCTCAACAACATCGAACTCATCACAGACCGCGACCTCCATACGAACCTGCGGGAGATGAAGGAGATCAAGATGAAATGGCCGGATCGGGCGCTGATCGCCTCGATCATGGTTCCCTGCGAGGAGCAGGCTTGGAAGGCGATATTGCCGCTGGTCGAGGAAACCGGCTCCGACGGCATTGAACTCAATTTCGGCTGTCCTCACGGCATGTCGGAGCGCGGTATGGGTGCTGCGGTCGGACAGGTGCCGGAATATATCGAGATGGTCGTTCGCTGGTGCAAGCAATACACCCGCATGCCGGTCATCACCAAGCTGACACCAAATATCACCGACATCCGCAACCCCGCCCGCGCTGCCAAATCCGGGGGAACCGACGCGGTATCGCTGATCAACACCATCAACTCGATCGTCTCGGTGGATCTCGACAATTTCGCCCCGAACCCGACTGTCGGCGGCAAGGGCAGCCACGGCGGCTATTGCGGCCCCGCCGTCAAACCGATCGCGCTCAACATGGTGGCTGAGATCGCCCGCGATCCGCAGACCCACGGCCTGCCGATTTCCGGCATCGGCGGCATTACCACATGGCGCGACGCCGCAGAATTTCTGGCACTTGGCGCTGGCAACGTCCAGGTCTGCACCGCCGTCATGACCTACGGCTTCAAGATCGTCCAGGAAATGATTACCGGCCTCTCCGACTGGATGGACGAAAAGGGTCACCGGACGCTCGACGATGTCATCGGCCGTGCCGTTCCGAATGTCTCCGACTGGCAGTATCTCAACCTCAACTACATCGCCAAGGCCAAGATCGATCAGGATGCCTGCATCAAATGCGGCCGCTGCTACATCGCCTGCGAGGATACCTCGCACCAGGCGATCACCAACATGGTCGATG carries:
- a CDS encoding NAD(P)-dependent oxidoreductase, which codes for MGRLEAGIKSGRLTAAEYGRNFSDLHPRLGDHEALVESDRCYFCYDAPCMTACPTSIDIPLFIRQISTGNPIGSAKTIFDQNILGGMCARVCPTEQLCEDVCVRNTAEERPVAIGRLQRYATDAAMAAQKQFYTRAEPTGKTIAVVGAGPAGLACAHRLAVNGHAVVIFDAREKAGGLNEYGIATYKAVDDFAQQEVDYVLSIGGIEVRNGQMLGRDFTLGELSAKYDAVFLGLGLTGVNALRAEGEDLEGVADAISYISDLRQIADKADIAIGRRVVVIGGGMTAIDVAVQAKLLGAEEVTICYRRGKEHMNASEWEQDLAASKGVMIRHWLAPKRIIEKDGKVAGIEVEYTELRDGRLTGTGDTGVIAADQIFKAIGQTLVASGIETLQMEAGRIATDADGKTSVDGIWAGGDCIVGGDDLTVSAVAQGRDAAESINRTLAAVAHPAAAVA
- the preA gene encoding NAD-dependent dihydropyrimidine dehydrogenase subunit PreA gives rise to the protein MADLRNNFVGIKSPNPFWLASAPPTDKAYNVNRAFEAGWGGVVWKTLGEDGPPVVNVNGPRYGAIWGADRRLLGLNNIELITDRDLHTNLREMKEIKMKWPDRALIASIMVPCEEQAWKAILPLVEETGSDGIELNFGCPHGMSERGMGAAVGQVPEYIEMVVRWCKQYTRMPVITKLTPNITDIRNPARAAKSGGTDAVSLINTINSIVSVDLDNFAPNPTVGGKGSHGGYCGPAVKPIALNMVAEIARDPQTHGLPISGIGGITTWRDAAEFLALGAGNVQVCTAVMTYGFKIVQEMITGLSDWMDEKGHRTLDDVIGRAVPNVSDWQYLNLNYIAKAKIDQDACIKCGRCYIACEDTSHQAITNMVDGIRHFEVKNEECVGCNLCVSVCPVENCITMEELPAGTLDTRTGKIVDPNYANWTTHPNNPMARQAAE